One genomic window of Desmospora activa DSM 45169 includes the following:
- a CDS encoding NfeD family protein — translation MRIKGSLLASVLLLCLGLASLFSTISPPAVDAADSQMVYWIPVEQEVERGLLRFLERGFQEAQEAGADEIVLEMDTLGGEVNAALDIGKLLRASEIPVTVYIKGEAISAGAYIALNADHILMTPGSAMGAAAPVTITGEEADPKTVAFWRSNMQAAAEAQGRDPEIAGGMVDRNVEIEGIKEKGELISLSAQQAVKLEMADKLVANEQEVLRFLKAEDAEVVHTDLTVSERIARFVTSPYVIPVLFTIGLAGIAIELFSPGFGIPGTIGLGAFVLYFFGHFLAGFAGYETLVLFVIGLILLAIEIFVAGFGLFGILGLIALVASLITAAPNVIFGLISLLIAMAVTTVGVYLAIRRLGTRGVWKRLVLLDNQRNESGYISQANRSTLTGKKGKTVTPLRPSGTAMIDGVRQDVVSDGGFIPVHTPVEVVGAEGGRLVVRQVKNPPPVSAADDSVNHKSIKED, via the coding sequence ATGAGGATAAAGGGATCCTTGCTGGCAAGTGTCCTCTTGTTGTGCTTGGGATTAGCCAGTTTGTTTTCTACAATTTCCCCTCCCGCTGTAGATGCCGCAGATAGTCAAATGGTATACTGGATACCGGTGGAACAGGAAGTGGAGCGGGGATTACTCCGTTTTTTGGAACGAGGCTTCCAGGAAGCACAGGAAGCCGGTGCCGATGAAATCGTCTTGGAAATGGACACACTGGGTGGTGAGGTAAACGCCGCTCTCGACATTGGCAAGCTGCTCCGCGCCTCTGAGATCCCGGTAACCGTGTATATTAAGGGAGAAGCGATCTCAGCCGGCGCCTATATCGCTCTCAATGCCGATCATATCCTGATGACGCCCGGCAGTGCCATGGGGGCTGCTGCTCCGGTTACCATTACCGGTGAAGAGGCCGATCCCAAAACTGTTGCTTTCTGGCGGTCCAATATGCAGGCAGCGGCGGAAGCACAGGGACGCGATCCGGAAATTGCCGGTGGAATGGTGGATAGAAACGTCGAAATTGAGGGTATAAAGGAGAAAGGGGAGCTGATCAGTTTGTCCGCCCAACAGGCGGTTAAGCTGGAGATGGCGGATAAGTTGGTGGCCAATGAGCAGGAAGTGCTCCGTTTTCTTAAGGCGGAAGACGCAGAAGTGGTCCATACCGATTTGACAGTGAGTGAACGGATTGCCCGGTTTGTGACCAGTCCCTATGTGATCCCCGTACTGTTTACCATCGGTCTGGCCGGAATCGCGATTGAACTTTTCTCCCCCGGATTTGGTATTCCCGGCACCATTGGGCTTGGCGCGTTTGTACTTTACTTTTTTGGACACTTCCTCGCCGGATTTGCCGGTTATGAAACCCTTGTTCTGTTTGTGATCGGTTTAATTCTGTTGGCGATTGAAATTTTTGTGGCAGGTTTCGGCCTGTTTGGTATCTTGGGTTTAATTGCGTTGGTAGCTTCCCTCATCACCGCTGCACCCAATGTAATTTTTGGTTTGATCTCGCTGTTGATCGCTATGGCAGTGACAACGGTGGGAGTTTATCTGGCGATCCGCCGCCTGGGAACGCGGGGAGTGTGGAAGCGTTTGGTTCTCTTGGATAACCAACGCAACGAATCCGGTTACATTTCACAAGCGAATCGCTCTACTCTGACGGGAAAAAAAGGGAAGACAGTCACTCCCTTGCGCCCGTCTGGAACTGCAATGATTGACGGAGTGCGACAAGATGTGGTGAGCGATGGGGGATTTATCCCTGTGCACACCCCTGTCGAAGTTGTGGGAGCGGAAGGAGGGCGTCTGGTTGTACGCCAGGTGAAAAACCCGCCACCCGTATCTGCCGCGGATGACTCCGTTAACCATAAATCAATCAAGGAGGACTGA
- a CDS encoding GatB/YqeY domain-containing protein, with product MTLIERLNHDMKTAMKNKDKQTLTVIRTIRSSIKNEEIGLQRSLNEEEALGVVMKELKQQKDALGEFEQAGRDDLALKAKSEIAVLEKYLPQPLSDDELRTVIQEAINRIGAVAKSDMGKVMKEVLPKVKGRADGKRVNQLVQEYLQ from the coding sequence TTGACTTTGATTGAGCGGTTAAACCATGATATGAAAACCGCGATGAAAAATAAAGACAAACAAACTCTAACTGTCATTCGCACGATTCGATCCTCGATAAAAAACGAAGAAATCGGATTACAACGCTCCCTCAATGAAGAGGAGGCGTTGGGCGTGGTTATGAAAGAACTAAAACAGCAGAAGGACGCCTTAGGCGAGTTTGAACAGGCGGGGCGGGACGATTTGGCTCTCAAAGCAAAGTCCGAAATCGCTGTTTTAGAGAAATACCTTCCACAACCTTTGAGCGATGATGAACTCCGTACGGTGATCCAAGAAGCGATTAACCGGATTGGAGCAGTTGCCAAAAGTGATATGGGCAAAGTGATGAAAGAAGTGTTGCCCAAGGTGAAAGGACGCGCCGACGGCAAACGGGTGAATCAGTTGGTGCAGGAGTATTTACAATGA
- the rpsU gene encoding 30S ribosomal protein S21 produces MAEIHVRKNESLDKALRRLKKSIAKDGTMRELKKRKFYEKPSVKRKKKADAARKRK; encoded by the coding sequence ATGGCGGAAATTCACGTTCGTAAAAACGAATCGCTGGATAAAGCGCTGCGCCGCTTAAAAAAATCCATCGCCAAAGATGGCACCATGCGGGAGCTAAAAAAGCGCAAATTCTATGAGAAACCCAGTGTGAAGCGGAAGAAAAAAGCTGATGCCGCGCGTAAGCGTAAATAA
- a CDS encoding histidine triad nucleotide-binding protein, producing MADCIFCQIIDGKIPSQKVYEDADVLAFNDIHAQAPVHVLVIPKKHIASAQELGEKDGALLGKIFTVIKRVAEEKGLAEKGYRIVNNCGEDGGQTVHHIHFHLLGGRQLTWPPG from the coding sequence ATGGCGGATTGTATTTTTTGTCAAATTATTGATGGGAAAATTCCATCCCAAAAAGTATATGAAGATGCGGATGTACTCGCTTTTAACGATATCCATGCGCAAGCGCCGGTACATGTGCTGGTTATCCCGAAAAAACATATTGCTTCCGCTCAGGAATTGGGAGAAAAGGACGGTGCCCTTCTCGGCAAGATATTTACTGTGATCAAGCGGGTGGCTGAGGAGAAGGGGCTGGCGGAGAAAGGATATCGAATTGTCAACAACTGCGGTGAAGATGGGGGACAAACGGTTCATCATATTCATTTTCATCTTCTCGGCGGCCGCCAACTAACGTGGCCTCCAGGTTGA
- a CDS encoding Na/Pi cotransporter family protein translates to MKEIVIPLATGLAIFLFGMQLMRLGLELAAQDRLRSILLRFTKTPTRGMVTGMIATALLQSSSAVTVLTIGFVNAGMISFTHTIGIILGTNIGTTITTEILALKVEDFAVPLLLIGAVCYMIPWKGTQTTGLVLGGFGCIFLGMEAMQWIVEPLKSRGWLGAVMDVTGDNLWVGVLAGIVVTAIVQSGNAVIAMTMGFFATGLISLPFAIAIVLGSNAGTCVTGLLAAIGSNRGAKRVALAHLVLNVGGILLFAPLIGWIAPLAPLLSSHPAAQIAHIQTLYNLICSLLVLPFAGWFATFIDRLLPEQSRS, encoded by the coding sequence GTGAAGGAAATCGTGATCCCGTTGGCAACGGGTTTGGCTATTTTTTTATTTGGTATGCAATTGATGCGACTAGGGTTGGAGTTGGCCGCACAAGATCGGCTCCGTTCGATATTGCTCCGATTTACCAAAACCCCCACCCGCGGCATGGTGACGGGAATGATCGCAACAGCCCTGCTTCAGAGCAGCAGCGCCGTCACTGTTTTGACGATTGGATTTGTCAATGCCGGTATGATCAGCTTTACACATACCATCGGCATTATCTTGGGAACCAATATCGGCACCACCATCACCACTGAGATCTTGGCGTTGAAAGTGGAGGATTTCGCTGTTCCTCTGCTTCTTATCGGCGCTGTTTGTTATATGATCCCCTGGAAAGGAACGCAGACCACCGGCTTGGTATTGGGCGGTTTTGGCTGCATCTTTCTGGGGATGGAAGCAATGCAATGGATCGTGGAACCCTTAAAAAGCCGGGGGTGGTTGGGAGCGGTCATGGATGTTACCGGCGATAACCTATGGGTGGGCGTGCTGGCGGGCATTGTAGTAACCGCCATCGTACAGAGCGGTAATGCCGTCATCGCCATGACTATGGGTTTTTTTGCGACGGGCCTGATCAGTCTGCCGTTTGCGATTGCTATCGTATTGGGAAGCAATGCCGGTACCTGTGTTACCGGTTTGTTGGCGGCGATCGGTTCTAACCGTGGAGCGAAGCGGGTCGCTTTGGCCCATTTGGTGCTCAATGTGGGCGGCATTCTATTATTCGCCCCCTTGATCGGATGGATCGCACCACTTGCCCCGCTGCTCTCCTCTCACCCCGCTGCACAAATCGCCCACATCCAAACCTTATACAATCTTATCTGCTCCCTGCTCGTTCTCCCCTTTGCCGGTTGGTTTGCAACTTTTATCGATCGACTGTTACCGGAGCAGAGCCGATCATAA
- a CDS encoding Ldh family oxidoreductase produces the protein MTAKKTITVKAETLVSLAIEAFIKAGMSESDATISANALVQADLEGVHSHGISRLPVYIRCLQTGKINPTPSITINQKGAVISVDGDNGLGIITSMHALNAAIPTAKELGLVGVAVKQSNHFGAASYYCKHMCQHQLAMIAFTNSPKGMPPWGGKEAYFGTNPIAFGFPYRDEPIVVDLSTSVAARGKIILAAKNGEPIPTGWAVDENGRTTTDAEAALKGAILPMAGPKGYALALAVEMMAAMLTGAAFGPHVGWIYDDNREPADVGHFFILMDIAKFIDVNAYEKRVEQMKSEIKANSLAEGFTEILLPGERKQRKECRYRRDGIPVAEEVWSELQRMNH, from the coding sequence TTGACCGCCAAAAAAACCATCACGGTTAAGGCTGAAACGCTGGTATCTCTTGCGATTGAGGCTTTTATAAAAGCGGGCATGAGTGAGAGTGATGCGACGATCAGCGCAAACGCACTGGTACAGGCTGATCTGGAAGGCGTCCACAGCCACGGTATTTCTCGACTCCCCGTCTATATTCGCTGTTTACAAACCGGCAAGATCAACCCGACGCCATCCATCACAATTAACCAAAAAGGGGCCGTCATATCGGTGGATGGCGATAACGGACTGGGGATTATCACATCGATGCACGCTCTCAATGCAGCGATCCCGACAGCAAAGGAATTGGGCTTAGTCGGTGTCGCCGTCAAACAGAGTAACCACTTTGGTGCTGCCTCTTATTACTGTAAACACATGTGTCAACATCAACTGGCCATGATCGCTTTCACCAATTCGCCCAAAGGCATGCCGCCTTGGGGTGGCAAAGAAGCCTACTTTGGCACCAATCCGATCGCATTTGGCTTTCCTTACCGGGATGAGCCGATTGTGGTCGATTTATCGACAAGCGTAGCAGCGCGCGGGAAAATCATACTCGCCGCCAAAAACGGGGAACCGATTCCAACTGGTTGGGCAGTGGATGAAAACGGACGCACAACGACGGACGCAGAAGCGGCCTTAAAAGGGGCCATTTTGCCGATGGCCGGACCCAAAGGCTATGCACTTGCACTCGCCGTTGAAATGATGGCGGCCATGCTGACGGGAGCCGCATTCGGCCCCCATGTAGGTTGGATATACGATGACAACCGTGAACCTGCCGATGTTGGACACTTTTTTATTCTGATGGACATTGCAAAATTTATCGATGTCAACGCTTATGAAAAGCGCGTCGAACAAATGAAATCCGAAATAAAAGCCAACTCATTAGCGGAAGGTTTTACCGAAATTCTACTCCCCGGCGAAAGAAAGCAGCGCAAAGAGTGTCGTTACCGGCGTGACGGCATTCCTGTGGCGGAAGAAGTTTGGTCGGAATTGCAACGCATGAACCATTGA
- a CDS encoding tripartite tricarboxylate transporter substrate binding protein produces the protein MYRSLKWIFSIVAIMVLTACNQTVDGGGNYPSKPIHYVIPFDAGGQSDIEARRQQPLLRDTLGQEIIIEYRPGGGGAIGWSELAQKKPDGTYIAGINLPHIILQPIAQKDAGYQTEQLKTVAIFQATPIGLAVPKESNLQTIEDFIAAAQKQPGKITIAGSGTYSGHHLAYQQLQNSADINLQYISFTGAATQVQAFLGGNTTAILANSDDLVKHKDRLRILAIGSEERFEPLPDVPTFKEAGLNITASIDRGVAVPADTPQAIVQTLESAFLKIADDSKVQQQMKAEGFEPKSLDARESESYIKEKTLEYQSLLRELGVVAD, from the coding sequence ATGTACAGAAGTTTGAAGTGGATTTTTTCAATCGTGGCGATCATGGTACTTACCGCTTGCAACCAGACAGTTGATGGGGGAGGCAACTATCCGTCAAAACCGATTCATTATGTGATTCCCTTTGATGCAGGTGGGCAGTCAGATATTGAGGCCCGCAGGCAACAACCGCTATTGCGCGATACCCTGGGGCAAGAGATTATTATCGAGTATAGACCCGGTGGCGGTGGTGCCATCGGTTGGTCTGAACTGGCGCAAAAAAAGCCGGATGGAACTTATATCGCCGGGATCAATCTCCCTCATATCATTCTACAGCCAATCGCGCAAAAGGACGCCGGCTATCAAACAGAACAGCTGAAGACGGTCGCGATATTCCAAGCAACCCCAATTGGCTTAGCCGTTCCAAAAGAGAGTAATCTGCAAACGATTGAAGATTTTATCGCTGCCGCCCAAAAACAACCGGGTAAAATCACCATCGCTGGCTCTGGCACCTATTCTGGACACCATTTGGCCTATCAACAACTGCAAAACAGCGCCGATATCAATCTGCAATATATATCCTTTACCGGCGCCGCTACACAGGTGCAAGCTTTTCTCGGCGGCAACACAACAGCCATTTTGGCCAACTCGGATGATTTGGTAAAACATAAGGATCGCTTACGTATATTGGCGATTGGATCGGAAGAGCGGTTTGAACCGCTGCCTGATGTGCCTACTTTTAAAGAGGCGGGCCTCAACATTACCGCCAGCATCGATCGGGGTGTTGCAGTCCCGGCTGATACACCGCAAGCGATTGTGCAAACGCTGGAATCCGCCTTCTTAAAGATCGCCGACGATTCTAAGGTCCAACAACAGATGAAAGCGGAAGGTTTTGAGCCTAAGTCATTAGACGCAAGGGAGTCTGAATCTTATATAAAAGAAAAAACATTGGAATATCAATCGCTATTGAGGGAATTGGGTGTCGTGGCAGATTGA
- a CDS encoding tripartite tricarboxylate transporter permease — MSSVLPEIFASLLDPINIALLITGVAGGILVGALPGLTATMALALMLPFTYSMEADAALIMLGGIYIGAIYGGSIVAILLNTPGTPSSIATTFDGYPLAQTGKAEHALVAAAVSSGIGGVLGGCALLLLSPLLANLALKFGPPEYFWIAVLGLTIIATISTGSIIKGLIGGCLGLLLSTIGIAPVGGESRFTFGFPPLLGGLQLIVIMIGMFCIPEVLNMIERKGQTGKQVSYNPQKGVALTVIKQLFQKPILYLRSAVIGIMVGIIPGAGGNVASLLSYDMTVRFSKQKSSFGKGNIEGVAASEAGNNAEVGGSLVPLLSLGIPGAAPAAVLLGALMMQGIQPGPDLYATSPGLVYTFCWAFIVANLVMFLFGFFGSKYVAQIVTLSTHYLAPLIVFLSVIGSYAIRNHFFDISMMIAFGIAAYILKKVGFEPGPIVLGLILGPIAETGLAQTMLMAQAQGSVWTIFFSRPLSMVLMVFCLLSLLWPLLSHRFTRSPK, encoded by the coding sequence ATGTCATCCGTTTTGCCTGAGATCTTCGCCTCTCTATTGGACCCGATCAATATCGCCTTATTAATCACCGGTGTGGCCGGAGGAATCTTGGTTGGTGCCTTGCCCGGTTTAACTGCCACCATGGCCCTGGCCTTGATGCTGCCCTTTACTTATTCCATGGAAGCGGATGCCGCATTGATTATGCTGGGGGGGATCTATATCGGCGCCATCTACGGTGGCTCCATTGTGGCGATTCTTCTCAACACCCCCGGTACCCCCTCTTCCATCGCCACAACTTTTGACGGTTATCCCTTGGCGCAAACAGGCAAAGCGGAACATGCGTTGGTGGCTGCCGCCGTCAGCTCCGGGATTGGTGGGGTACTGGGGGGATGCGCCCTGCTGTTGCTTTCACCGCTGCTGGCCAACCTCGCTTTGAAGTTTGGACCACCGGAATATTTTTGGATCGCTGTACTAGGTTTAACGATTATCGCCACGATATCCACCGGCTCCATCATAAAAGGGTTAATCGGTGGATGCCTCGGCCTCTTGTTAAGTACCATCGGGATCGCGCCGGTCGGTGGAGAATCCCGTTTTACATTTGGATTTCCTCCTCTTCTCGGAGGATTGCAATTGATTGTGATTATGATTGGGATGTTTTGCATTCCTGAAGTGCTCAACATGATTGAACGGAAAGGACAGACGGGAAAGCAAGTCTCCTACAACCCCCAAAAAGGGGTAGCTCTCACCGTCATCAAGCAATTGTTTCAAAAACCGATCTTATATCTTCGTTCCGCTGTGATCGGGATTATGGTGGGGATAATTCCCGGTGCTGGCGGCAATGTAGCCAGTTTGCTCTCTTACGACATGACGGTGCGCTTTTCCAAACAGAAATCATCCTTTGGCAAAGGGAACATCGAAGGCGTGGCCGCTTCTGAAGCGGGAAACAACGCCGAAGTCGGCGGCTCGTTGGTCCCTCTGCTCTCGCTGGGGATTCCAGGGGCCGCCCCTGCTGCGGTATTGCTGGGAGCCCTTATGATGCAAGGGATACAGCCGGGACCCGATTTATACGCCACTTCCCCTGGGCTGGTGTACACCTTTTGCTGGGCTTTTATCGTTGCCAACCTCGTGATGTTTCTATTTGGTTTCTTCGGTTCAAAATATGTTGCTCAAATCGTCACTCTCTCCACCCATTACCTGGCACCACTAATCGTCTTTTTAAGCGTGATAGGATCGTATGCGATCCGTAACCACTTCTTTGACATCTCCATGATGATTGCGTTTGGCATTGCAGCATACATTCTGAAGAAAGTGGGATTTGAACCGGGGCCGATTGTGCTGGGGTTGATTTTAGGCCCGATCGCAGAGACGGGATTGGCGCAAACCATGTTAATGGCTCAAGCGCAAGGAAGTGTTTGGACGATATTCTTCAGCCGTCCCCTGTCGATGGTACTGATGGTGTTTTGTCTTCTTTCCTTGCTGTGGCCTTTGCTTTCCCATCGTTTCACACGATCGCCCAAATAA
- a CDS encoding tripartite tricarboxylate transporter TctB family protein, producing the protein MRGINSDGITAILLMLVASIALWHTRELNEMSAAFPRTVGWILVGLSIVYFSKSFWRPRGEKRFAAVDRRRVIIATVGIVFYGALIGLIGFLWASLLYLTFFACFLQKRELQLRLRLMRAVVFAFAVGGSFYLLFRYVFVVPLPNGVLFGS; encoded by the coding sequence TTGCGAGGAATCAATAGCGACGGGATCACCGCCATCCTCTTAATGTTAGTGGCATCGATCGCACTGTGGCACACACGGGAACTAAATGAGATGAGTGCTGCTTTTCCCCGTACGGTTGGATGGATTTTGGTGGGCTTAAGCATCGTTTATTTCAGCAAGAGTTTCTGGCGACCAAGGGGAGAAAAGCGATTCGCCGCGGTCGATCGACGGCGTGTCATTATCGCAACGGTTGGGATCGTATTTTACGGCGCCTTGATAGGGTTGATCGGGTTTTTATGGGCCAGTTTGCTCTATCTCACATTCTTTGCCTGCTTTCTGCAAAAGAGAGAGTTACAGCTACGATTGCGCCTGATGCGGGCCGTTGTTTTTGCGTTTGCCGTCGGTGGCTCCTTTTATCTGCTGTTTCGCTATGTTTTTGTGGTTCCGCTACCGAACGGGGTATTGTTTGGAAGCTAA
- the deoC gene encoding deoxyribose-phosphate aldolase, producing MTQQDLASLIDHTLLKPEATAEQIDRLCQEAAVHHFASVCVNPTWVARAAQRLEGTDVKVCTVVGFPLGASHTEIKAVETKRAIQDGAQEIDMVMNIGALKSGDLEAVRRDITAVVEAADGVLVKVILETGLLSADEIRIASEQAKAAGAHFVKTSTGFGNGGATVEAVALMRQTVGPDLGVKASGGVRDRKTAEAMIRAGATRIGASASIAIVTGGVGNEGY from the coding sequence TTGACACAACAGGATTTAGCCTCTTTGATTGATCATACTTTACTAAAACCGGAAGCGACCGCTGAACAGATCGATCGCTTATGTCAGGAAGCGGCTGTGCATCATTTTGCTTCGGTTTGTGTCAATCCAACCTGGGTGGCACGGGCGGCGCAGCGATTAGAGGGGACGGATGTAAAAGTTTGCACCGTAGTCGGTTTTCCTCTGGGCGCCTCCCATACGGAGATAAAAGCTGTAGAGACCAAGCGGGCGATTCAGGACGGCGCTCAGGAGATCGATATGGTAATGAATATCGGCGCATTAAAGTCCGGCGATCTCGAAGCGGTTCGTCGTGATATCACTGCCGTGGTAGAAGCGGCTGACGGGGTTTTGGTCAAAGTGATCCTGGAGACAGGGCTTTTATCCGCAGATGAGATTCGAATTGCATCGGAGCAAGCCAAAGCAGCGGGGGCTCACTTCGTCAAAACTTCGACCGGCTTTGGCAACGGCGGTGCGACAGTGGAAGCAGTCGCCCTGATGCGCCAAACCGTCGGCCCGGATTTAGGCGTCAAAGCCTCCGGCGGTGTCCGTGATCGCAAAACTGCGGAAGCAATGATCCGTGCCGGCGCCACCCGTATCGGCGCCAGTGCCAGCATCGCCATTGTTACCGGTGGCGTGGGAAACGAAGGGTATTGA
- a CDS encoding aminoglycoside N(3)-acetyltransferase has translation MGQTDVEKRSELPQTRVRVRDDLRKLGVSAGEMLMVHSSLSSLGYVVGGAQTVVEALMEVVTPTGTLVMPSQSGDWSDPARWEAPPVPESWWQTIRAEMPAYNPRLTPVLGMGQVVEQFLKYDAVFRSPHPKLSFAAWGAGAEELVRHHPLDDGLSDHSPLGEMYRKQARVLFLGTDYHSCTAFHLAEHRAGVVDEITDGAPVLENDQRRWKWYRDFDYRTDCFAAIGEAWERRGNVIRGKVGSAEVRLFPLKEAVDFAEEWLRNEGSRK, from the coding sequence ATGGGACAAACGGATGTGGAGAAACGAAGCGAACTGCCACAGACGCGGGTTCGTGTGCGCGACGATCTAAGAAAGCTGGGAGTGTCAGCAGGGGAGATGTTGATGGTTCATAGCTCCCTTTCTTCCCTCGGCTATGTGGTGGGGGGAGCACAGACAGTGGTGGAAGCGCTGATGGAGGTGGTTACACCTACCGGTACTCTGGTGATGCCGTCCCAGTCGGGGGATTGGTCGGATCCCGCGCGGTGGGAAGCGCCACCGGTACCGGAATCCTGGTGGCAAACGATTCGCGCAGAAATGCCCGCCTACAACCCTCGCCTCACACCAGTACTGGGAATGGGGCAAGTAGTGGAACAGTTTCTCAAATATGATGCCGTTTTTCGCAGCCCTCATCCCAAACTCTCCTTTGCTGCCTGGGGAGCAGGGGCGGAAGAATTGGTACGGCATCATCCGCTCGATGACGGGTTAAGTGATCACTCTCCCTTGGGGGAAATGTATCGCAAACAGGCGCGGGTGCTGTTTTTAGGTACAGATTATCATAGCTGTACCGCCTTTCACCTAGCGGAACACCGCGCCGGTGTGGTAGATGAAATCACCGATGGTGCTCCGGTGTTAGAAAATGATCAACGTCGATGGAAATGGTATCGCGACTTTGATTATCGGACGGACTGCTTTGCCGCGATTGGAGAAGCGTGGGAACGCCGAGGGAATGTGATCAGAGGCAAGGTAGGCTCTGCAGAAGTCCGCCTGTTTCCGTTAAAAGAAGCGGTTGATTTTGCGGAAGAATGGCTTCGTAATGAGGGAAGCCGTAAATGA
- the mtaB gene encoding tRNA (N(6)-L-threonylcarbamoyladenosine(37)-C(2))-methylthiotransferase MtaB: MNTVAFHTLGCKVNAYETEAIWQLFQRHGYDKVEFDQQADVYVINTCTVTNTGDRKSRQMIRRAVRQNPEAVVAVTGCYAQTSPGEILEIPGVDVVVGTQGREKLLEYIEEHRQTRQPVNAVKNIMKAREFEELDVPTFSDRTRASLKIQEGCNNFCTFCIIPWARGLLRSRKPESVLKQAHQLVEAGYKEIVLTGIHTGGYGEDMEDYKLADLLWDLDRVEGLKRIRISSIEASQIDERVIEVLNHSEKMCRHLHIPLQAGDDAVLKRMRRRYTVDEYRRKVEHIQQAMPQVGITTDVIVGFPGESDEMYENGYRLIEELQFSELHVFPYSQRTGTPAARMEDQVDAEVKQERVQRLIQLSDRLSLQYASRFTGDVLEVIPERPYKEEPDSGLYMGYSDNYLQVVFPGNDDLIGKVCRVRLDQSSSDVNRGTFVRVVDEVPRPSRAV; the protein is encoded by the coding sequence GTGAATACAGTGGCATTCCATACACTGGGGTGTAAAGTGAACGCCTATGAAACGGAAGCGATTTGGCAACTGTTTCAACGGCACGGTTACGATAAAGTGGAATTTGATCAGCAGGCGGATGTTTATGTGATCAACACCTGCACCGTTACCAATACCGGGGATCGCAAGAGCCGCCAGATGATTCGGCGGGCGGTTCGCCAAAATCCGGAAGCGGTGGTGGCGGTAACCGGCTGCTATGCTCAAACCTCACCGGGGGAGATATTGGAGATTCCCGGTGTTGATGTAGTAGTAGGAACCCAGGGGCGGGAAAAATTGCTGGAGTATATCGAAGAGCACCGGCAAACCCGCCAACCGGTTAACGCCGTTAAAAACATCATGAAAGCGCGGGAATTCGAGGAGTTGGATGTTCCCACCTTCTCTGACCGTACCCGGGCCTCTCTGAAGATCCAGGAAGGGTGTAATAACTTTTGTACCTTTTGCATCATTCCTTGGGCACGGGGGCTTCTGCGCAGCCGCAAGCCGGAAAGTGTGCTAAAACAAGCTCACCAACTGGTGGAAGCCGGTTACAAAGAGATCGTACTGACAGGTATCCATACCGGTGGGTATGGCGAAGATATGGAGGATTACAAACTGGCTGATCTCCTGTGGGATCTGGATCGGGTCGAAGGGTTAAAACGAATCCGGATCAGTTCCATTGAAGCCAGCCAGATTGATGAACGGGTGATCGAGGTCCTCAATCACTCCGAAAAAATGTGCCGTCATCTGCACATCCCCCTGCAAGCGGGGGACGACGCGGTCTTAAAACGGATGCGTCGCCGCTATACCGTGGATGAATACCGGCGCAAGGTGGAACACATTCAGCAAGCGATGCCACAGGTGGGTATTACCACTGATGTGATTGTGGGTTTCCCTGGTGAATCTGACGAAATGTATGAAAACGGCTATCGTCTGATCGAGGAGTTGCAATTCTCCGAGCTGCACGTTTTCCCCTATTCGCAGCGGACCGGTACACCGGCAGCGCGGATGGAGGACCAAGTCGATGCCGAAGTCAAACAGGAGCGGGTACAGCGTTTAATTCAATTGTCGGATCGATTGTCGTTGCAATACGCTTCCCGCTTTACAGGAGATGTGTTGGAAGTAATCCCGGAGCGGCCGTATAAAGAAGAGCCGGACAGCGGTTTGTATATGGGATACTCCGATAACTACCTACAAGTCGTTTTCCCCGGTAATGACGATCTGATCGGCAAAGTATGCCGGGTGCGCCTCGATCAGTCGAGCTCCGATGTCAACAGAGGCACCTTTGTCCGAGTGGTGGATGAAGTGCCCCGTCCCTCTCGGGCAGTGTAA